A genomic window from Martelella lutilitoris includes:
- a CDS encoding LacI family DNA-binding transcriptional regulator, with protein MQQRAPKLTEIAERLDISAATVSNALSGKGRVSADLAKRIRQTADELGYVPSLSARALRTGQTGVIGLVLPDIGNPLFPQIAQAIENAATDAGLGVLIADSRGSIQAQTEAIRHLKDHGVDGMIVVPRRGTRVSDIGCPVAMIDSPSTPGNTVSADHWGGGFLLGEHLAALGHRKILLIGNHRNSIVQNDRLGGVRAALAAATTKTIWLDSPSMAEGNEFDATRWYAEGYTAFVTVSDLQALKVLTHLQNAGIGVPAMASVSGFDDLMFASVVTPALTTVRMDMPAVAEIAIAALKQVIETRAEADGQTVKAARDRVPMTLVVRRSTGPAQQEEGKKPAFTKTSEGELDR; from the coding sequence ATGCAGCAACGCGCGCCCAAACTAACCGAGATCGCGGAACGGCTGGATATTTCCGCCGCGACTGTCTCCAATGCGCTGTCCGGCAAGGGGCGGGTTTCGGCGGATCTTGCAAAACGGATACGGCAAACGGCGGACGAGCTGGGCTATGTGCCAAGTTTATCGGCGCGCGCGCTGCGCACCGGGCAGACCGGTGTCATCGGTCTGGTTCTGCCCGATATCGGCAATCCGCTGTTCCCGCAGATCGCACAGGCGATTGAAAACGCGGCCACAGATGCAGGACTCGGCGTTCTGATTGCGGATTCACGCGGCAGCATCCAGGCGCAGACGGAAGCGATCCGGCATTTGAAGGATCATGGCGTGGACGGCATGATCGTGGTGCCGCGGCGCGGCACGCGCGTCAGCGATATCGGGTGTCCGGTGGCGATGATCGATTCTCCCTCGACCCCTGGCAACACGGTTTCTGCCGATCACTGGGGCGGTGGTTTTCTTCTAGGCGAGCATTTGGCCGCCCTTGGTCACCGGAAAATCCTGCTGATCGGCAATCATCGCAATTCCATTGTTCAAAACGACAGGCTTGGAGGCGTACGCGCAGCCCTTGCCGCCGCCACGACAAAGACGATCTGGCTCGACAGCCCGTCGATGGCGGAAGGAAATGAGTTCGACGCGACGCGCTGGTACGCGGAAGGCTACACCGCCTTCGTGACCGTCTCCGACCTGCAGGCGCTGAAGGTGCTCACCCACCTGCAAAATGCCGGGATCGGCGTTCCGGCCATGGCGTCGGTCTCCGGCTTTGACGATCTGATGTTTGCAAGCGTCGTCACCCCGGCGCTGACCACCGTGCGGATGGATATGCCCGCGGTTGCCGAAATCGCGATTGCCGCGCTCAAACAGGTCATCGAAACAAGAGCCGAAGCCGACGGCCAGACCGTGAAGGCTGCCCGCGATCGCGTTCCCATGACCCTTGTCGTCCGCCGTTCAACCGGACCGGCGCAACAAGAAGAAGGCAAGAAGCCTGCTTTTACAAAAACCTCGGAAGGAGAACTTGACCGATGA
- a CDS encoding Gfo/Idh/MocA family protein — protein sequence MKKTKKPVRVLIVGTGGMARVHAQSFNEMEGVEVVGGVDTRPDILKTFCDKHGIPGRYASLAEALEQCDFDAASNVTPDGIHYATTIPLIDAGKHVLCEKPLSTSYEFAAEMAAKAKDAGVVNMINLSYRNVAALQKAAELVAEGAIGTVRHFEASYLQSWLTQAAWGDWRTEPGWLWRLSTEHGSKGVLGDVGIHIIDFATYIAGVAPESVSCRTAVFGKAEGGRIGEYTLDANDSFVMHLKLANEAIGTISATRFASGHHNDLRLRIYGDLGGLQVLFEQEQSILRGCIGPEAMLEETWTDIECPKVPTIYDRFIAAIRGEEAAEPTFERGAELQQVLDLAGRSQDMDCRSLTLEPVEETIAAV from the coding sequence ATGAAGAAGACGAAGAAACCGGTGCGCGTGCTGATCGTCGGCACGGGCGGCATGGCGCGGGTGCATGCGCAGTCGTTCAATGAGATGGAAGGCGTTGAGGTTGTCGGCGGCGTCGATACGCGGCCGGACATACTGAAGACTTTCTGCGACAAGCATGGCATTCCCGGCCGTTATGCCTCGCTTGCCGAGGCGCTGGAACAATGCGACTTCGATGCCGCCTCCAACGTCACGCCGGACGGCATTCACTATGCCACCACCATACCGCTCATCGACGCCGGCAAGCATGTGCTCTGTGAAAAGCCGCTGAGCACGTCCTACGAATTCGCGGCCGAGATGGCGGCGAAGGCGAAGGACGCGGGCGTGGTCAACATGATCAACCTTTCCTACCGCAATGTCGCGGCGCTTCAGAAGGCCGCGGAACTGGTGGCCGAGGGCGCCATCGGCACGGTGCGCCATTTCGAGGCCTCCTACCTGCAGAGCTGGCTCACCCAGGCCGCATGGGGCGACTGGCGCACGGAGCCCGGCTGGCTGTGGCGGCTTTCGACCGAACACGGCTCCAAGGGCGTGCTCGGCGATGTCGGCATCCACATCATCGATTTTGCCACCTACATCGCCGGCGTCGCGCCGGAATCCGTATCCTGCCGCACGGCGGTGTTCGGAAAGGCGGAGGGCGGCAGGATCGGCGAATACACGCTCGACGCCAATGACAGTTTCGTCATGCATCTGAAGCTCGCCAACGAGGCGATCGGCACGATTTCCGCCACCCGCTTCGCCTCCGGCCACCACAACGACCTGAGGCTGCGCATCTACGGAGATCTCGGCGGGTTGCAGGTTCTGTTCGAGCAGGAACAGAGCATTCTGCGTGGTTGCATCGGTCCGGAAGCAATGCTGGAGGAGACCTGGACGGACATCGAGTGCCCGAAGGTTCCGACAATCTACGACCGCTTCATCGCCGCAATCCGTGGCGAGGAAGCGGCCGAGCCGACCTTCGAACGCGGTGCGGAACTCCAGCAGGTTCTCGACCTTGCTGGCCGCTCGCAGGACATGGATTGCCGTTCTCTGACGCTGGAACCGGTGGAAGAAACAATCGCCGCCGTTTGA
- a CDS encoding ThuA domain-containing protein encodes MTIRTLVWGENVHEQTNKTVAKLYPDGMHACIAGALNKDAGITAETAVLQDAEHGLTAERLANTDVLIWWGHAAHGDVDDTVVERVCEAVWGGMGMIFLHSAHFSKPFKRLMGAPCNLTWREAGERERLWVTSRNHPIAAGIDNYFELENEEMYGEPFGVPEPLETVFVSWFQGGEVFRSGLTYKRGAGNVFYFRPGHETYPTYHNENVLKVIANAVHWAHNPLARVADPTDAPNVPVDKAPEKIEERGEKLHAAGEAGFR; translated from the coding sequence ATGACGATCAGAACCCTCGTCTGGGGTGAAAACGTACATGAGCAGACCAACAAGACGGTCGCGAAACTCTATCCCGACGGCATGCATGCCTGCATCGCCGGCGCGCTGAACAAGGATGCCGGCATAACCGCCGAAACCGCGGTGCTGCAGGATGCCGAGCACGGGCTGACGGCCGAGCGGCTCGCCAACACCGATGTGCTGATCTGGTGGGGCCATGCGGCCCATGGCGATGTCGACGACACGGTCGTCGAGCGCGTCTGCGAGGCGGTCTGGGGCGGCATGGGCATGATCTTCCTGCATTCCGCCCACTTCTCCAAGCCATTCAAGCGACTGATGGGCGCGCCCTGCAACCTCACCTGGCGCGAGGCGGGCGAGCGCGAGCGGCTGTGGGTGACCTCCCGCAACCACCCGATCGCAGCCGGCATCGACAATTATTTCGAGCTCGAGAACGAGGAAATGTACGGCGAGCCCTTCGGCGTGCCGGAGCCTCTGGAGACCGTGTTCGTCAGCTGGTTCCAGGGCGGCGAGGTGTTCCGCTCCGGCCTCACCTACAAGCGCGGCGCGGGCAATGTCTTCTACTTCCGCCCCGGCCACGAGACCTACCCGACCTATCACAACGAAAACGTTCTGAAGGTGATCGCCAACGCCGTGCACTGGGCCCACAACCCGCTCGCCCGCGTTGCGGATCCGACCGATGCGCCGAACGTCCCCGTCGACAAGGCCCCGGAAAAGATCGAGGAACGCGGCGAGAAGCTGCACGCGGCCGGCGAGGCCGGGTTCCGGTAA
- a CDS encoding ABC transporter ATP-binding protein — translation MAQIELKKLRKSFGVIEVIKGIDLEIQKGEFMVFVGPSGCGKSTLLRLICGLESISGGELLFDGQRMNNVIPSKRGIAMVFQSYALYPHMTVYKNMSFGMKLAGASSGEMDQRVRKAAEMLQIEHLLNRLPRQLSGGQRQRVAIGRAIVRDPRVFLFDEPLSNLDAALRVATRLEIARLHHEMDNVTMVYVTHDQVEAMTLADRICVLRDGRVEQVGTPSELYEKPANLFVAGFIGSPKMNFLSGAFAEKFDCATLGIRPEHIDIVGAGNGLWQGKVIHTEDLGSDHHLFVDIGAEEPLTVRQGGKLDTVIGSAVSLAPSDPGFIHRFDKDGLPLPEIVTAT, via the coding sequence ATGGCTCAGATTGAACTGAAAAAACTCCGCAAATCCTTCGGCGTCATCGAGGTCATCAAGGGTATCGACCTTGAGATCCAGAAGGGCGAATTCATGGTCTTCGTCGGCCCGTCCGGCTGCGGCAAGTCGACGCTCCTGCGGCTGATCTGCGGGCTCGAAAGCATTAGCGGAGGCGAGCTGCTGTTCGACGGCCAAAGGATGAATAACGTCATCCCGTCGAAACGCGGCATCGCAATGGTGTTCCAGTCCTATGCGCTCTACCCGCACATGACCGTGTACAAGAACATGTCTTTCGGCATGAAGCTTGCCGGTGCGTCCTCCGGCGAGATGGATCAGCGCGTGAGAAAAGCGGCCGAAATGCTGCAGATCGAGCATCTGCTCAACCGGCTGCCGCGCCAGCTTTCCGGCGGCCAGCGCCAGCGCGTGGCGATCGGCCGGGCGATCGTGCGCGATCCGCGCGTGTTCCTGTTCGATGAACCGCTGTCGAATCTCGATGCGGCGCTGCGTGTCGCGACCCGTCTCGAAATCGCCCGGCTGCATCATGAAATGGACAACGTCACCATGGTCTATGTGACGCATGACCAGGTGGAAGCGATGACACTGGCGGACCGGATCTGCGTGCTGCGCGACGGCCGGGTGGAGCAGGTGGGCACGCCCTCCGAACTCTACGAAAAGCCCGCCAATCTTTTTGTCGCCGGCTTCATCGGTTCGCCGAAGATGAACTTTCTCAGTGGCGCCTTTGCCGAAAAATTCGATTGCGCCACACTCGGCATCAGGCCGGAGCATATCGATATCGTCGGCGCCGGCAACGGGCTGTGGCAGGGCAAGGTCATCCACACGGAGGATCTCGGCTCCGACCACCATCTGTTCGTCGATATCGGGGCCGAGGAGCCGCTGACGGTGCGCCAGGGCGGCAAGCTCGACACCGTGATTGGCTCCGCGGTGTCACTGGCGCCGTCTGACCCCGGCTTCATCCATCGCTTCGACAAGGACGGTTTGCCGCTTCCGGAAATCGTGACGGCGACTTGA
- a CDS encoding carbohydrate ABC transporter permease, with amino-acid sequence MTATDILKKVAFYFAVLLIVVVAVFPFYYAILTSLETGTALFRVNYLPEVIDFANYVSVLTARNFPRSVLNSVFIASVTVLGALFLAVTASYALARVRFRGRALLLMTILAVSMFPQIAVLAGLFELVRFLGIFNTPWAMILSYTIFTLPFTVWVLTTFMRDLPLEIEEAAIVDGATPWIIITQVFLPLLWPALVTTGLLAFIAAWNEFLFALTFTASETQRTVPVAIALLSGASQFETPWGTIMAASVLVTVPLVLLVLIFQRKIVSGLTAGGVKG; translated from the coding sequence ATGACTGCCACCGACATCCTCAAGAAGGTCGCCTTCTACTTCGCCGTTCTCTTGATCGTCGTTGTTGCGGTGTTCCCGTTCTATTACGCGATCCTGACGAGCCTCGAGACCGGTACGGCGCTGTTCCGGGTCAATTACCTGCCGGAGGTCATCGACTTCGCCAACTATGTCTCGGTGCTGACGGCGCGCAACTTTCCGCGGTCGGTGCTGAACTCGGTGTTCATCGCCTCCGTCACGGTGCTCGGCGCGCTTTTTCTCGCCGTCACCGCGTCCTATGCGCTGGCCCGCGTCCGGTTTCGCGGCAGGGCGCTGCTGCTCATGACCATCCTGGCGGTCTCGATGTTTCCGCAGATTGCGGTGCTTGCCGGCCTGTTCGAGCTGGTCCGCTTCCTCGGCATCTTCAACACGCCGTGGGCGATGATCCTCTCCTACACGATCTTCACCCTGCCGTTCACCGTCTGGGTGCTGACCACCTTCATGCGCGATCTGCCGCTTGAAATCGAGGAGGCGGCGATCGTCGACGGCGCCACGCCATGGATCATCATCACCCAAGTGTTCCTGCCGCTTCTGTGGCCGGCGCTGGTGACGACCGGACTTCTCGCCTTCATCGCGGCCTGGAACGAGTTCCTGTTCGCGCTCACCTTCACCGCATCCGAGACCCAGCGCACGGTGCCGGTCGCGATCGCGCTTCTGTCCGGCGCATCGCAGTTTGAAACCCCGTGGGGCACCATCATGGCCGCGTCCGTCCTCGTCACGGTGCCGCTGGTGCTGCTCGTTCTCATCTTCCAGCGCAAGATCGTCTCCGGCCTCACTGCCGGTGGGGTCAAGGGCTGA
- a CDS encoding carbohydrate ABC transporter permease, whose protein sequence is MTETSSALPPATGGGRERSLEDQRRRAAFWFLVPMLVMLFCVAAWPLLRSIYFSFTDTTLDNLYGGTWIGFDNYLYRRELSSGRVIWRGTLADAAWWNAVWNTVRFSVISVSIETVLGLMVALVLNARFVGRGIVRAAILIPWAIPTIVSARMWGLMFNDQFGIINDMLLKLGLIDHKIAWTANIDTAMIAVLIVDIWKTTPFMALLCLAGLQMIPRDIYEAAKVDGVNPVKVFFRVTLPLVRPALMVAVIFRMLDALRIFDLIYVLTPNSAATKTMSIISRENMIDFNKFAYGSAQSTLLFTIIALFVILYIWLGRVDLGGKDAR, encoded by the coding sequence ATGACCGAAACCTCGTCCGCGCTTCCCCCCGCCACAGGCGGCGGGCGCGAGCGAAGCCTTGAGGATCAGCGCCGCCGCGCCGCCTTCTGGTTTCTCGTGCCGATGCTGGTGATGCTGTTCTGCGTCGCCGCCTGGCCGCTTTTGCGGTCCATCTATTTCTCCTTCACCGATACCACGCTCGACAATCTCTATGGCGGCACTTGGATCGGCTTCGACAACTATCTCTATCGCCGCGAGCTTTCCTCCGGCCGGGTCATCTGGCGGGGCACGCTTGCCGATGCCGCCTGGTGGAATGCGGTGTGGAACACGGTGCGCTTTTCGGTCATCTCGGTGTCGATCGAAACCGTGCTCGGCCTCATGGTGGCGCTGGTGCTCAATGCCCGCTTCGTCGGGCGCGGCATCGTGCGCGCCGCGATCCTGATTCCCTGGGCGATCCCGACCATCGTTTCGGCCAGGATGTGGGGCCTGATGTTCAACGACCAGTTCGGCATCATCAACGACATGCTGCTGAAACTCGGCCTCATCGACCACAAGATCGCCTGGACCGCCAATATCGATACCGCGATGATCGCGGTTCTGATCGTCGATATCTGGAAGACGACGCCGTTCATGGCGCTGCTCTGCCTTGCCGGCCTGCAGATGATCCCGCGTGACATCTACGAGGCGGCGAAGGTCGATGGCGTCAATCCGGTGAAGGTGTTCTTCCGGGTGACGCTGCCGCTGGTCCGCCCGGCGCTGATGGTGGCGGTGATTTTCCGCATGCTCGACGCGCTCAGGATCTTCGACCTGATCTATGTGCTGACGCCGAATTCGGCGGCCACCAAGACGATGTCGATCATCAGTCGCGAGAACATGATCGACTTCAACAAGTTCGCCTATGGCTCGGCGCAGTCGACGCTGCTGTTCACCATCATCGCGCTGTTCGTCATCCTCTATATCTGGCTCGGCCGTGTCGATCTCGGCGGGAAGGATGCGCGATGA
- a CDS encoding ABC transporter substrate-binding protein, whose product MVKRLNRLAYLAAGGALFASLAVPAFAVEVTIVSGDTGTAVQNFRELVKPWEEKTGNTAKIVPMPSSTTDQFGQYRLWLAAGNADVDLYQTDVIWAPQLADHFVDLSDAAKDVIDDYFPSIIESQTVDGKLVAMPIFTDAPALYYRKDLLEKYGKEPPKTWPELAETAKEIQDGERADGNADMWGYVWQGNAYEGLTCDALEWVKSYGGGQIVETDGSISINNPEAAAAVEEAASWVGTISPEGVLAYMEEEARGVWQTGNAVFMRNWPYAYALGNDDSSPIKGQFDVTTLPAGPDGGSPAATLGGWNVAVSKYSKNQEAAISLAMYLAGPEAQKERALKQTNLPTLVALYDDAEIAEKQPIIPRWKEVFLNAVPRPSAPTKGKYNEVSSLFWSAVHNTLAGDGTAAENLEILEIDLEDLKGSGW is encoded by the coding sequence ATGGTCAAGCGACTGAACAGACTGGCATATCTAGCCGCAGGTGGAGCGCTTTTCGCAAGCCTTGCGGTCCCCGCTTTCGCCGTCGAGGTCACCATCGTTTCGGGTGACACGGGCACGGCTGTGCAGAACTTCAGGGAACTGGTGAAGCCGTGGGAGGAAAAGACCGGCAACACCGCCAAGATCGTGCCGATGCCGTCGTCGACCACGGATCAGTTCGGTCAGTACCGCCTCTGGCTTGCCGCCGGCAATGCCGATGTCGATCTCTACCAGACCGACGTCATCTGGGCGCCGCAGCTTGCCGATCATTTCGTCGATTTGAGCGATGCCGCCAAGGATGTCATCGACGACTATTTCCCCTCGATCATCGAATCGCAAACCGTTGACGGCAAGCTCGTGGCGATGCCGATCTTCACCGATGCGCCGGCGCTCTACTACCGCAAGGACCTGCTCGAGAAATACGGCAAGGAGCCGCCGAAAACCTGGCCGGAACTCGCCGAGACCGCCAAGGAAATCCAGGACGGCGAGCGTGCCGACGGCAATGCCGACATGTGGGGCTATGTCTGGCAGGGCAACGCTTATGAAGGCCTGACCTGCGACGCGCTCGAATGGGTGAAGTCCTATGGCGGCGGTCAGATCGTCGAGACGGACGGCTCCATCTCGATCAACAATCCCGAAGCCGCGGCCGCTGTCGAAGAGGCAGCCTCCTGGGTCGGCACGATCTCGCCGGAAGGCGTGCTCGCCTACATGGAAGAGGAGGCCCGCGGCGTCTGGCAGACGGGCAATGCCGTGTTCATGCGTAACTGGCCCTATGCCTATGCGCTGGGCAATGACGATTCGAGCCCGATCAAGGGCCAGTTCGACGTGACGACGCTGCCGGCGGGGCCCGATGGCGGTTCGCCCGCGGCAACGCTTGGCGGCTGGAATGTCGCGGTGTCGAAATACAGCAAGAACCAGGAGGCTGCGATCTCGCTTGCCATGTATCTGGCCGGCCCCGAGGCGCAGAAGGAGCGCGCCCTGAAGCAGACCAACCTGCCGACGCTGGTTGCGCTCTACGACGACGCCGAGATTGCCGAGAAGCAGCCCATCATTCCGCGCTGGAAAGAGGTGTTCCTGAACGCCGTTCCGCGCCCGTCCGCGCCTACCAAGGGCAAGTATAACGAGGTCTCCTCGCTGTTCTGGTCGGCCGTCCACAACACGCTGGCCGGCGACGGCACTGCCGCTGAAAACCTCGAAATCCTCGAGATCGATCTTGAGGATCTGAAGGGCAGCGGCTGGTAA
- a CDS encoding substrate-binding domain-containing protein, whose product MTTLKDLSHALGLSVTQVSRALNGHSDVSAATRERVVDAAKRLNYMPNVSARRLVSGRSGTVGLVFRNRSEVPPDTLFVETTCGLSEFFAEHDLQFMLHVGRLADDEIKVYRRLVDSRTLDGFVILNPAVDDRRIAFLREREVPFVVHGRAAPDSAHPYFDIDNEEVAHRLTRHLIERGHRRIAFINGLRSLTFVEARQRGYARALAEAGIVYDETLHVAVEMTESAGLVESVRLVAHTTERPTAVICGNTRIAKGVYHAVEATGLSIPEDVSVVAHDDLLFEFDSERFNPPLTVTASALSESWKPMATFLARAIDGGYPLAQMQEIGRTVFIERASVAAA is encoded by the coding sequence ATGACCACTTTGAAAGACCTCAGTCATGCCCTCGGGCTTTCGGTAACCCAGGTCAGCCGGGCGCTGAACGGCCACAGCGATGTGAGTGCGGCCACCCGGGAACGCGTGGTGGACGCGGCCAAGAGATTGAATTATATGCCCAACGTCTCGGCGCGTCGGCTGGTTTCCGGCCGCTCCGGCACGGTTGGTCTGGTCTTCCGAAATCGTTCGGAAGTGCCGCCCGATACGCTCTTTGTGGAAACGACATGTGGGCTTTCGGAGTTCTTTGCAGAGCACGATCTTCAGTTCATGCTGCATGTCGGCCGGCTGGCGGATGACGAGATCAAGGTCTACCGGCGGCTGGTCGACAGCCGTACGCTCGACGGCTTCGTGATCCTCAATCCGGCTGTCGACGACCGTCGCATCGCCTTCCTGCGCGAGCGGGAAGTGCCCTTCGTGGTTCATGGCCGCGCCGCGCCCGATAGCGCCCATCCCTATTTCGATATCGATAATGAAGAGGTTGCTCATCGTCTCACGCGCCATCTCATCGAGCGAGGCCACCGTCGCATTGCCTTCATCAATGGTCTCCGCTCGCTGACATTCGTCGAGGCCCGTCAGAGAGGCTATGCCCGCGCGCTCGCCGAGGCGGGGATCGTCTATGATGAGACGCTGCACGTCGCGGTCGAGATGACGGAAAGCGCGGGCCTGGTCGAAAGCGTGCGGCTTGTCGCCCACACGACCGAGCGCCCGACGGCGGTGATCTGCGGTAACACACGGATTGCAAAGGGTGTTTACCACGCGGTCGAGGCCACGGGATTGTCGATCCCCGAGGATGTCTCCGTGGTCGCCCATGACGACCTGCTGTTCGAGTTCGACTCCGAGCGCTTCAACCCGCCGCTCACCGTCACCGCCAGTGCCTTGTCGGAAAGCTGGAAGCCGATGGCAACCTTTCTCGCCCGGGCCATCGATGGCGGCTATCCGCTTGCCCAGATGCAGGAAATCGGCCGCACCGTGTTCATCGAGCGCGCTTCCGTCGCTGCCGCGTAA
- a CDS encoding DUF2264 domain-containing protein yields MAYYSKFSENPMRTRTDFQTLVRDLIAPVAGYIERQGARVDFDEGAAVYPMASSSLEGVARPLWGLIPLTVGAGDDCGWWTLMRRVISEGTDPEHPDYWGPTQSPSQHSVEMAAIGVMLMAAPEAAFFPFSDREKDNLLRWLEEIQHVVLVDNNWLFFAVLVQEGLRKIGRADLIDQELQDRYIQRVSEWYLGDGWYGDGPTLPIDHYGAFAIHFYALLYVHFARDPKPALVKAFRERASAFLVPFSYWFAETGEGLMVGRSLTYRFAMAAFWGMAAVCELDGMSPGQIKGIWARQLRSWRDKPIFTADGLMTRGYYYPNLIMCEDYNSPTSPYWAMKAFMPLALSENSAFWQAEEEPLPCLQKVYPMPANNTIAQRIEGHSVVHYGAPVRADVQPDKYNKFAYSTNFGMEINALQYAEEFRFGDNILAFSFDRGINWQMRRSNSFSRLDGRTLSLGWSTGEQVVETTIEVADDGSFTRRHVFELARPAFVAESGFAVDQWYEEAEVLAPEAGAAEARLLMQDRDRVDIMKAEAVIAVRGANGLSAIRSLDAYPKFAGAARRTHTNLSAPRTVTPFLLARLPAGQHTLTHEFLVSSRRDTDIADLLD; encoded by the coding sequence ATGGCGTATTATTCAAAGTTCTCTGAAAACCCGATGCGGACGCGCACCGATTTCCAGACCCTTGTCAGGGATCTCATCGCACCGGTCGCCGGCTATATCGAGCGTCAGGGCGCGCGTGTCGATTTTGACGAAGGGGCCGCCGTCTACCCGATGGCTTCCAGTTCGCTCGAGGGCGTTGCACGTCCACTTTGGGGCCTCATTCCACTGACGGTCGGTGCCGGCGATGATTGCGGCTGGTGGACCCTGATGCGCCGCGTGATTTCCGAAGGCACGGACCCGGAGCACCCCGACTACTGGGGCCCGACGCAGAGCCCGTCGCAGCACAGCGTGGAAATGGCCGCAATCGGCGTCATGCTGATGGCCGCGCCGGAAGCCGCCTTTTTTCCGTTTTCCGATCGGGAAAAGGACAATCTGCTGCGCTGGCTCGAAGAGATCCAGCATGTCGTTCTCGTCGACAACAACTGGCTGTTCTTTGCCGTCCTCGTCCAGGAAGGCCTGCGCAAGATCGGGCGCGCTGATCTCATCGACCAGGAACTGCAGGACAGATACATCCAGCGTGTCAGCGAGTGGTATCTGGGCGATGGCTGGTATGGCGACGGCCCGACATTGCCCATCGATCACTACGGCGCCTTCGCCATTCATTTCTATGCGCTGCTCTACGTCCATTTTGCCAGGGATCCGAAACCGGCGCTGGTCAAGGCCTTTCGCGAGCGGGCCTCGGCCTTCCTGGTGCCGTTCTCCTACTGGTTTGCCGAAACCGGCGAAGGCCTGATGGTCGGTCGGTCGCTCACCTACCGGTTCGCCATGGCGGCCTTCTGGGGCATGGCGGCCGTCTGCGAGCTGGACGGGATGAGCCCCGGTCAGATCAAGGGCATCTGGGCCCGCCAGCTGCGCAGCTGGCGCGACAAGCCGATCTTCACGGCCGACGGGCTGATGACCCGCGGCTATTATTATCCGAACCTCATCATGTGCGAGGACTACAATTCTCCCACCTCGCCCTATTGGGCGATGAAGGCGTTCATGCCGCTGGCACTGTCGGAGAATTCGGCATTCTGGCAGGCGGAGGAGGAGCCTCTGCCGTGCCTGCAGAAAGTGTACCCGATGCCGGCGAACAATACGATCGCGCAGCGGATCGAAGGCCACAGCGTGGTTCACTACGGCGCGCCTGTGCGTGCCGACGTGCAGCCGGACAAATACAACAAGTTCGCCTATTCCACAAATTTCGGCATGGAGATCAACGCCCTGCAATATGCCGAGGAATTCCGCTTCGGCGACAATATCCTCGCCTTCAGCTTCGATCGTGGGATCAACTGGCAGATGCGGCGCAGCAACAGTTTCAGCCGGCTCGACGGCCGCACGCTGTCGCTTGGCTGGAGCACCGGCGAGCAGGTCGTGGAAACGACCATCGAGGTCGCCGATGACGGCAGCTTTACACGCCGCCATGTGTTCGAACTCGCACGACCGGCCTTCGTCGCCGAAAGCGGCTTTGCCGTGGACCAGTGGTATGAGGAGGCGGAGGTTCTGGCGCCGGAGGCGGGCGCGGCCGAAGCCCGCCTGCTGATGCAGGATCGCGATCGCGTTGATATCATGAAGGCAGAAGCCGTCATCGCCGTCCGCGGCGCGAACGGTCTGTCGGCGATTCGCAGTCTCGACGCCTATCCGAAATTTGCCGGCGCAGCCCGCAGGACGCATACCAATCTGAGCGCGCCAAGAACTGTTACGCCGTTCCTGCTGGCGCGCTTGCCGGCAGGGCAGCACACGCTCACGCACGAGTTCCTTGTCTCCTCACGCCGCGACACCGATATTGCCGACCTGCTGGACTAG